The Salicibibacter halophilus DNA window GTCATTTACCTTCTACGGACAATCGATTTAAAAGAAAAAAAAATGACCAAAAGGACGTTTGGCGTCGAGTTTATTATGTACACCTTTATGACTCTTTTTGCCTTCATCGTTTTGACCAACGCGTTTAACGCATTCGGTTATGAAGCTCAATTTGCTTATGTCAATGAATTTGAAGAACCAGCCGAAATCATTTATGATCTTCCCCCGATATTTGGCCCGAACGAGGGAGAGTTGCTCTCTTCAGATCGTATGGAGCCTTGGTTCGAAATGCCCGATTGGATTGATAGTGATTCCTTGAACACAACAGCATGGGCTTTTGGTTCTGGTCTCGTTTTATTTGGGGCGGTTCGTTTAATCACGAGGAGACGTATAGGGACTCTTTTACAACCATTCGTGAAAAGGGTCAATCCGGACTTAATGGATGAAATAAGCTATCGTGCCATAGCAATTGGGTTCCCACTTTTTGCATTAGGAGGGCTTGTTTTTGCCATGATCTGGGCTCAAATTGCTTGGACAAGGTTTTGGGGGTGGGATCCGAAAGAAGTGTGGGCACTCATTACCTTTCTCTTCTATGCAGCTTACCTGCACTTACGGTTGAACCGCAGTTGGCAAGGGGAACCTTCTGCTTGGTTGGCTGTTATTGGTTTCGCGATTATCATGATTAATTTAATATTCGTCAACCTTGTTATTGCAGGTCTTCACTCTTATGCTTAGAATCAAAAGCATCTTTGACAAGGTATCCATGCAGAGAGAACACGTCTAGGAAACGCCTAAAAGCGCCATCAATGGCAATCTATCAATAGTGAGGTGGACTATGGATAAAGAGGAAAGAGCTAAACGTAAACGACGGCGCCTATGGATGCGTACGGCTGTGTTAATGACGCTGGCTGTCGTTGTTTCTTACGTGTTTTACACCAATTTTGTTCACACGGAGGAGGCGGTTTCTGAAGGAGATCAAGCCCCCAATTTCACGCTGATCAATATGGATGGTGAAAGGGTAGAGCTTGCCGATTATGAAGGGCAAGGCGTATTTCTTAACTTTTGGGGCACCTATTGCCCACCATGTGAAGAAGAAATGCCTTATATGGAAGATCAACATCAGGCGTATTTGGATGATGATGTTGAAATTCTTGCCGTAAATGTGGGGGAATCCGAGTTGACCATTGATCGATTTGTTGATCGTCTTCAGTTAACTTTCCCTATCCTCATGGATGAAAATAGCGATGTGATGGATTATTATGGTGTCGGGCAACTCCCGGCAACCTATATGATTGATGAAAACGGGGAGGTTGTTCACATTCGCGTAGGTGGCATGAGTGAAGAACACGTCCAAGATTTTATGCAAATGGTCGACCCTACAGCTTCTTAACAACGGTCGTAATCGATTAAAAATCTAATCCTGACAGCGTAGAGTTATTTCAATGGTTAGATGACCCGGAAGGTGGAAAGGTGCTAATCTCCTTAGAAAGCGGGTCGACGGGGGAATACGAATGGTTCGAAAAGTAAGCAGTATAGGAGCTCTTCTGATTGCAACGTTGGTGATGGGAGCAATCATCTATAATTCTGTTTCTTCTCCACCGATGGGTGTCAACCAGGGAGAAAAAGCCCCGGATATGGAGTTGCCGAAAGCCGAAGGAGAGAGTATGAGTTTAAACGATGTACGTGGCACATTTGTCATTATGAATTTTTGGGCTTCTTGGTGTGAACCCTGCATTCGAGAATTTCCTCTGCTTGATCAAGTCCATCAGGAATTTAATGACGATGAGGTAAATGTGCTAGCGGTCAATATGTCATCGTTTGAGCGTACGATGGATGAAGCAATGGAATTTTTAGATGAGCGACCAGTCACTATGCCTATCCTCTTCGACCAGGATGGGGAAATGGCTGATGCGTATCAAGTCGCCGGTCTTCCAACCACGTATTTGATTAATGAAGAAGGCATTATCGTTGATATCATTATGGGAGAAGTGACCGAAGAAATGCTTATGGAGAGACTCCAACCTTTCTTATGACTAGCAATAGATTTCGATTAAAAGTCCATCTTGTAAGACATTGTGACAGTACATTTCCTAACATGCCTTATTCCGCAATCGCGCTTATATTCTTGAACAGTCATTCTCGCTTCGTTCGTATTATGAGTTTAACCAGTCATTTCTGGTTGAACTCATAATACAAAGGGCGTAATTGCGGAACATTCCCTAAAAAATACCCTTTGGAATCATCTTATCCAAAGGGTTAAACTTCGCAACTAATTGTTATTATTCTTCTAGTGTACCAACAGTTGGTAAGTCTTCCAATACATCAGTTCCATGTGGAGCTTCTTCAATTTCTTCTGTGTGGTCATCACCAGCCTCTAATCCACCAGCGGGGGCGTGTTCTCCACCTTCCCATTCATCAACATCTGTAACGTCGTAAACGACTCCATCAACCGCTACATAAGCATCGTTTCCATCGTGCCCATCATATTCTTCAAGTTCTTCCAAAGTAAATTCTCGATCTTCTTCAGTTTCATCTCCTTCATCCGCTGCTTCTTCTCCGCCACAAGCAGCAAGTAGCATGACTGAGCTGCCAAGAATCATCAATAATTTATTCACAGAATACCTACTCCTTAAGTTAAATAGATACTAATGGTTTCTCCATACACATAATATAACATTTCGAATTTGGTCCTAAATAGACATTTCATAGATTTGTCAGCTTTAATTCAAATGGGATTTTATATTTATAAGTGATAGACATAAGAAACTGTATCTCTCCCTAATAGTTTGAATAAGCACTGATAGGTTACAATGTAATAAAAAGGATTATTCAACAATCGTTGTTATGAGTACATCATAGCAACAGCTAATTTTTGTGAGGAATTATTGCATGGTTTTGGTTCCGATGATGTGCTCTTGCCAATAATCACTGGTAATGTCAGCTTGAACAACACCTTCACTCCCTGCGTGAATCATTTGGTTATCCCCGATATATATGCCACTGTGTGAAGCTCCTGTCATATCATACGTGCCTTCGAAAAACACAACATCCCCAATGCTCATAGACGTTACGTGTTCCCCATCGTTCTCCCA harbors:
- the ccsB gene encoding c-type cytochrome biogenesis protein CcsB, which gives rise to MSLSMILLTIAFFFYLVATVLYAVSVTGRKWRNKEGWVTGNNWGLFGYITAIGGLVFALGYFVTRWITVGFAPVSNMFEYLTFFGITLSLAFVIIYGIYRSNVLGVITLPVVMLMIGYATVFVTDYQPLQPALQTYWLEIHVLTTGLAQGILAVSFGAGVIYLLRTIDLKEKKMTKRTFGVEFIMYTFMTLFAFIVLTNAFNAFGYEAQFAYVNEFEEPAEIIYDLPPIFGPNEGELLSSDRMEPWFEMPDWIDSDSLNTTAWAFGSGLVLFGAVRLITRRRIGTLLQPFVKRVNPDLMDEISYRAIAIGFPLFALGGLVFAMIWAQIAWTRFWGWDPKEVWALITFLFYAAYLHLRLNRSWQGEPSAWLAVIGFAIIMINLIFVNLVIAGLHSYA
- the resA gene encoding thiol-disulfide oxidoreductase ResA; this translates as MDKEERAKRKRRRLWMRTAVLMTLAVVVSYVFYTNFVHTEEAVSEGDQAPNFTLINMDGERVELADYEGQGVFLNFWGTYCPPCEEEMPYMEDQHQAYLDDDVEILAVNVGESELTIDRFVDRLQLTFPILMDENSDVMDYYGVGQLPATYMIDENGEVVHIRVGGMSEEHVQDFMQMVDPTAS
- a CDS encoding TlpA family protein disulfide reductase translates to MVRKVSSIGALLIATLVMGAIIYNSVSSPPMGVNQGEKAPDMELPKAEGESMSLNDVRGTFVIMNFWASWCEPCIREFPLLDQVHQEFNDDEVNVLAVNMSSFERTMDEAMEFLDERPVTMPILFDQDGEMADAYQVAGLPTTYLINEEGIIVDIIMGEVTEEMLMERLQPFL
- a CDS encoding cytochrome b5 domain-containing protein, yielding MNKLLMILGSSVMLLAACGGEEAADEGDETEEDREFTLEELEEYDGHDGNDAYVAVDGVVYDVTDVDEWEGGEHAPAGGLEAGDDHTEEIEEAPHGTDVLEDLPTVGTLEE